From one Rosa rugosa chromosome 4, drRosRugo1.1, whole genome shotgun sequence genomic stretch:
- the LOC133706628 gene encoding dynamin-related protein 5A-like — MENLISLVNKIQRACTALGDHGEANALSSLWDTLPSIAVVGGQSSGKSSVLESFVGKDFLPRGSGIVTRRPLVLQLHKIDERSSEYAEFLHLPGKRFIYFAAVRKEIADETDRETGRSKMISSVPIHLSIYSPNVANLTLVDLPGLTRVAIAGQPDSIVQDIENMVRSYIEKPNCIILAISPANQDLATSDAIKISREVDPTGERTIGVLTKIDLMDKGTDAVEILEGKSYRLKFPWVGVVNRSQADINKNVDMIAARRREREYFSFTPEYKHLAHRMGSEYLAKMLSKHLETVIKTKIPGIRSLINETIIELETELSHLGKPIATDDIGKHYAIMDICRLFYEIYKEHLDGVRPGPPGGDEICDVFYEKLPAQLGNLQFDKSLSVEYIRKVITQADGYQPHLIAPEQGYRRLIESSVIRIKGPAEAAVNAVHDLLKDLVHKTVSETPELRQYPGLKAEVTNAACASLERMRAKSKKATLQLVDMECIYPTVDFFRQLRQDVDKGGNPSHPLSDRYNDSYLSRIGSNVLGYVNMVCESLRKSIPKSVVYCQVRVAKRGLLDRFFTNLRNMETKQLSSLLNEDPAVVERRTALAKRLELYRSAQAEIDAVAWSE, encoded by the exons ATGGAGAATCTGATCTCGCTAGTCAACAAAATCCAAAGAGCTTGCACGGCTCTCGGTGACCACGGCGAAGCCAACGCATTATCGTCTCTCTGGGACACGCTCCCCTCCATCGCCGTCGTCGGTGGCCAG AGTTCAGGGAAGTCTTCTGTCTTGGAGAGCTTTGTGGGGAAGGACTTCTTACCCCGTGGTTCTG GAATTGTTACTCGTCGTCCTCTTGTGTTGCAGCTTCATAAGATTGACGAACGTAGCAGTGAATATGCGGAGTTTCTCCACCTTCCGGGGAAAAGGTTCATATATTTTG CTGCCGTAAGAAAGGAAATTGCAGATGAGACAGATCGTGAAACTGGTCGCAGCAAAATGATCTCCAGCGTTCCAATTCATCTTAGCATATATTCTCCTAATG TTGCCAACTTGACACTTGTTGATCTTCCTGGGCTTACAAGAGTTGCTATTG CGGGTCAGCCAGATAGTATTGTGCAGGACATTGAAAATATGGTTCGCTCCTATATTGAGAAG CCCAACTGTATAATTTTAGCAATTTCACCTGCTAATCAAGATCTTGCTACATCTGATGCAATTAAAATCTCTCGTGAAGTGGATCCAACAG GGGAGAGGACAATCGGAGTCTTGACAAAAATTGATCTTATGGACAAGGGTACTGATGCAGTTGAA ATATTGGAAGGAAAGTCTTATCGCCTAAAATTTCCTTGGGTTGGGGTGGTGAATCGCTCTCAAGCAGATATTAACAAGAATGTTGACATGATTGCTGCTCGGCGTAGAGAACGTGAATATTTTTCATTTACCCCCGAATACAAGCACCTTGCTCACAGAATGGGTTCTGAGTATCTAGCGAAAATGCTTTCTAAG CATTTGGAAACTGTAATTAAGACAAAAATCCCAGGCATCCGGTCCCTTATTAACGAGACCATTATTGAACTTGAAACTGAACTGAGTCATCTTGGAAAGCCCATTGCTACTGATGATATA GGGAAACATTATGCAATCATGGATATTTGTCGTCTATTTTATGAAATATATAAAGAACATCTTGATGGCGT GCGTCCTGGTCCTCCTGGAGGTGATGAGATTTGCGATGTTTTTTATGAGAAACTTCCTGCTCAGCTGGGAAACTTGCAATTTGATAAGTCACTTTCAGTAGAATATATAAGAAAGGTCATTACCCAAGCTGATGGGTATCAACCTCATCTAATAGCTCCCGAACAAGGATACCGTCGTCTCATAGAATCCTCGGTAATTAGGATAAAAGGTCCTGCTGAGGCTGCAGTCAATGCG GTTCATGACCTTCTGAAGGATCTTGTTCACAAGACTGTAAGTGAGACTCCG GAGCTAAGGCAGTATCCTGGTCTTAAAGCAGAGGTAACAAATGCAGCTTGCGCGTCACTTGAGAGAATGAGAGCAAAAAGCAAGAAAGCAACACTACAGTTAGTTGATATGGAGTGTATTTACCCGACAGTTGATTTCTTTCGTCAACTTCGTCAAGATGTTGACAAGGGTGGCAACCCATCACATCCACTGTCTGATAGATATAATGACTCTTATCTCAGTCGAATTG GGTCAAATGTTCTCGGCTATGTCAATATGGTTTGTGAAAGTTTACGCAAGTCTATTCCCAAATCTGTTGTTTATTGCCAAGTCAGAGTGGCAAAACGAGGCTTACTGGACCGTTTCTTCACCAATTTGCGTAACATGGAG ACGAAGCAGTTGTCATCTTTGCTGAATGAGGATCCGGCAGTTGTGGAGAGGCGTACTGCCCTTGCGAAAAGGCTGGAGTTATACAGGAGTGCTCAGGCAGAGATTGATGCAGTTGCTTGGTCTGAGTAG